A segment of the Gemmatimonadaceae bacterium genome:
GCATGTCGGGCCGCGCCGCCACGGCGGGCGACAGCCGCGACTTGCCGAACGCGGCCACGTACACGATGCGCCCGTTCTGCACGATCCCCACCGACGCGCTCGGCACCTGCGTCTTGCGCATCACGTCGGCCACGGCGGCCTTCACCTTTGCCGAGAGACCCGCCGGCAGGGTGTTCACACCCTGGGCGCCGGAGCGCGCCGCCGCCAACAGCAACAGCGCGGCGGCGAACCGCGCCGATCGGGCGATGGATCTGAACGAGCGCATCATGTCACTACTCCTTGGTCCCGGAGGTGTCTGCCACGATCGTGGCGCTCTTGATGTAATCCAGCTTGGGGAACGACGCCGACAGATACGAGTTCCCCTCGGCGGTGATCCGGGTCTGGTCGGGTTGCTCGCCATACCCGGCATAGATGGAATCCACCACGGCCATGCCGTCCACCACGTGGCCGAACGGCGCGAACCCCTGCGCGTCGAGCTGCGTGTTGTTGCCCAGGTTGATGAAGAACTGGTTGGACCGGGTGTTGGGCCCCGCGGTGGCGAACACGATGGTCCCCCTGGCGTTGGTCTCCTTTACGGAATCGTCGAGGATGGTGTTGTTGGACCACTGCACGTTGGCCTGCGGATCGCCGCTCAGGCCGAACTGCACGATGAACCCGGGCACCACACGGAAAAAGCGCACGTCGGCAAAGTACCCGATGGCCACCAGATGATAGAAGCGATCCACCCCGCGCGGCGCGAGCGCCCGGTTCACCTGCACCGTGAACGGCCCGCGGCTGGTCACGAACGCCACCCGGAACGAATCGGGCGCGGTGGTGGGAATCGCGACGGCCGGCGTCTTCTTGGTTCCGCAGGCGGCCAGCGCGACGCAGGCCGCCAGTACGAGTACGCGTTTCATGCTCTGATCATCCCCATGTGTGGTGGTCCAACGACCGAAACGTGGAAGTTGCATCCGGCAACGCATGATCGCCAGCGCCCCGGCACTGCCGTCCTCCCCCCGGGCGCCACCAGCGCGTAACTTCTCACCAACATCGCCAACGGAACGGGAGCCACGATGCGCATCAGCGACATGAGCTGGATGCAGGTGGAAGAATACCTGAAACACGACGACCGCGCCGTGCTGCCGCTGGGCAGCACCGAGCAGCACAGCCACCTGCGCCTCACGGTGGACTGCATCCTTCCCGAACGCGTGGCCGCCGAAGCCGCCGAACCGCTCGGCATCCCGGTCTTCCCGGTGGTGCCGTATGGCGTCACCCCGTACTTCCGCGAGTTCCCGGGCTCGATCTCGCTCCGCGTCGAGACGCACCTCCGCGTGGTGGGCGACATCCTCGACGGCATGGCCCACAGCGGCTTCCGCCGCATCCTCATCGTGAACGGCCACGGCGGCAACGGCGCCGTGGCGCCGTTCGCGCAGGAGTGGGCCGCCGATCACGCAGACTGCCGAGTGCTGTTCCACAACTGGTGGAACGCGCCGGCCACCTGGGCCAAGGTGCAGGCCATAGACCCCGTGGCGTCGCACGGCTCGTGGATGGAGAACTTTCCGTGGACTCGGCTGCCGGGCGCGGCCATGCCCGCCAACCAGCGCCCCATGGTGGACCTCGCCCGGGTGCGCGCGCTCGATCCGGTGGCCCTGCGCGAATACCTGGGCGACGGCAACTACGGCGGCCTGTACCAGCGGCCGGACGAGGACATGCTCGCCCTCTGGCAGGTGGCGGTGCAGGAAACCCGCGCCCTGCTCACCGGCTCGTGGGGCGGCGCGTCGTAGCGGCCATGGCTCCCGACTTCAGCGGCAGAACAGTCGTCGTCACCGGCGCGGCGCACGGGTTCGGCCGCGCCATCGCCACGGCGTTCGCCCAGCGCGGCGCCGCCGTGTGGGGCTGCGATATCGTGGAGAGCGAACTCGCCGAGACGCAGCGGATGTGCGCGGCGGGCGGTGGACGGTGCGCCGTGCGCCCGATGGACGTGACCGACAAGAGCGCCGTGGATGCGTTCGTTGCCGAGGCGTCGGCCGACACGGGGCGCGTGGACATCCTGGTGAACAACGCCGGCGGCGTGCTGGGCCAGGTGGGGCGCGCCCTCGAACAGGTGACGCCCCAGGAGTGGCAGAGCATCTTTGCCGTGAACGTGAGCGGCGCGTTCTACTGTGCGCAGGCCGTGGCGCCGGCCATGAAGGCGGCGCGCCGCGGCCGCATCGTGAACATCTCGAGCGGCGCCGGGCTGGGCATCAGCCTCACCGGCATCCAGGCGTACGCGTCGGCCAAGGCGGCGCAGATCGCGCTCACGCGGCAACTAGCGCACGAGTTGGGACCGTGGGGCATCACCGTCAACAACATCGCGCCGGGCTTCGTGCGCTCCAACGCCGCCACCGAGCGGCAGTGGGAAGCATACGGCGAGCAGGGCCAGCAGGCGCTGGTCAACGCCATCGCGCTCAAGCGGCTGGGGACGCCCGAAGACATCGCCCACGGCGTGCTGTTCTTTGCCTCCGACCAGGCCGGCTGGATCACCGGCCAGGTGCTTTCCATTGACGGGGGCAAGTGATGGCGCTGAACGACGTGCTCACCCATCTCCGCTCGCGCCACGACGCCATTCTCGCCGAACTCGTGGAGTTCGCGTCCATCCCGAGCGTGAGCACCGATCCCGCGCACGCCGCCGACATGCAGGCCGCCGCGCGGTGGGTGGCCGGCAAGCTCGCGGCGGCCGGCCCGTTTACCGTGCGCACCATCGCCACGCCCGGCAACCCGATCGTGTACGCCGAATGGCTGGGCGCGCCAGGCAGGCCCACGGTGCTGGTGTACGGCCATTACGACGTGCAGCCCGAAGACCCGATCGACAAATGGCACAGCCCACCCTTCACGCCCACGGTGCGCGACGGACGGCTGTATGCGCGCGGCGTGTCGGACGACAAGGGCCCGATGTTGATCCCGATCGAGGTGGCGCGGTCGTTCTTCGCGGTGGCCGGCGCGCTGCCGGTGAACGTGAAGTGCATGTTCGAGGGCGAGGTGGAGATCGGCAGTCCCAGCCTCGACGCGTTCATCCGCGACAACCAGGCGCTGCTCGCCGCAAACGTGGTGCTCTCGGCGGACGGCGCGATGTGGCGCATCGACGAGCCCTCGCTCACCGTGGCCAGCCGCGGGCTGGCGGGGCTCGAACTCACGCTCACCGGCGCGTCCAAGGATCTGCACTCGGGGCGGCACGGCGGCGGCGTGGCCAACCCGCTGCACGCCATGGCGCAGCTCATCGCCGGTCTGCACGAGCCCGGCGGCCGAGTGGCCGTGGCCGGCTTCTATGATAAGGTCCGCGACCTCGGGCCCGCCGAACGCGCCGAGATCGCGGCCCTGCCCTTTGACGAGGCCAGATATCTGGCGCAGGTGGGCGCGCCGGCGGCGTTCGGCGAGCCGGGCTACACCACGTTGGAGCGCCAGTGGACTCGGCCCACGCTCGAGGTCAACGGCATGTGGGGCGGCTATCAGGGGCCGGGCGGCAAGACCGTGATCCCCACCGAGGCGCACGCCAAGATCACCTGCCGGCTGGTGCCCCATCAGGATCCCGACGAGATCGTGGCGCTCGTGACGCGCCATCTGCAATCGCACGTGCCGCCGGGCACGCAGCTCGCCGTCTCACCGGGCGATCACGGGGCGAGGGCGGCGCACATCGAGCCCGATCACTTTGCGCTGCAAGCGGCCGGCGAAGCGCTGTTCCAGACCTACGGCGTGAAGCCGCTGGTGGTGCGCATGGGCGGCACGGTGCCCATCTCGGAACTGTTCCAGCGCCACATGGGGCTCGCCACCGTGTTCTTCTCGTTCTCCACGGCCGACGAGGACTACCACGCGCCCAACGAGTTCTTCCGCGTGCACCGGCTGCACGAGGGGCTCCAGGCGTGGGCGCGCATCTGGGCACTGCTCGGCGGCTCCGCGCCCTGAGCCGGCCGTCTCACCAACGCATCAGGGCTGAAGCTGCGGCCCCACGTACACCGGCGAGATGCCGTGCTGCCG
Coding sequences within it:
- a CDS encoding peptidylprolyl isomerase; translated protein: MKRVLVLAACVALAACGTKKTPAVAIPTTAPDSFRVAFVTSRGPFTVQVNRALAPRGVDRFYHLVAIGYFADVRFFRVVPGFIVQFGLSGDPQANVQWSNNTILDDSVKETNARGTIVFATAGPNTRSNQFFINLGNNTQLDAQGFAPFGHVVDGMAVVDSIYAGYGEQPDQTRITAEGNSYLSASFPKLDYIKSATIVADTSGTKE
- a CDS encoding dipeptidase, with translation MALNDVLTHLRSRHDAILAELVEFASIPSVSTDPAHAADMQAAARWVAGKLAAAGPFTVRTIATPGNPIVYAEWLGAPGRPTVLVYGHYDVQPEDPIDKWHSPPFTPTVRDGRLYARGVSDDKGPMLIPIEVARSFFAVAGALPVNVKCMFEGEVEIGSPSLDAFIRDNQALLAANVVLSADGAMWRIDEPSLTVASRGLAGLELTLTGASKDLHSGRHGGGVANPLHAMAQLIAGLHEPGGRVAVAGFYDKVRDLGPAERAEIAALPFDEARYLAQVGAPAAFGEPGYTTLERQWTRPTLEVNGMWGGYQGPGGKTVIPTEAHAKITCRLVPHQDPDEIVALVTRHLQSHVPPGTQLAVSPGDHGARAAHIEPDHFALQAAGEALFQTYGVKPLVVRMGGTVPISELFQRHMGLATVFFSFSTADEDYHAPNEFFRVHRLHEGLQAWARIWALLGGSAP
- a CDS encoding creatininase family protein; the encoded protein is MRISDMSWMQVEEYLKHDDRAVLPLGSTEQHSHLRLTVDCILPERVAAEAAEPLGIPVFPVVPYGVTPYFREFPGSISLRVETHLRVVGDILDGMAHSGFRRILIVNGHGGNGAVAPFAQEWAADHADCRVLFHNWWNAPATWAKVQAIDPVASHGSWMENFPWTRLPGAAMPANQRPMVDLARVRALDPVALREYLGDGNYGGLYQRPDEDMLALWQVAVQETRALLTGSWGGAS
- a CDS encoding SDR family NAD(P)-dependent oxidoreductase, whose protein sequence is MAPDFSGRTVVVTGAAHGFGRAIATAFAQRGAAVWGCDIVESELAETQRMCAAGGGRCAVRPMDVTDKSAVDAFVAEASADTGRVDILVNNAGGVLGQVGRALEQVTPQEWQSIFAVNVSGAFYCAQAVAPAMKAARRGRIVNISSGAGLGISLTGIQAYASAKAAQIALTRQLAHELGPWGITVNNIAPGFVRSNAATERQWEAYGEQGQQALVNAIALKRLGTPEDIAHGVLFFASDQAGWITGQVLSIDGGK